In the genome of Triplophysa dalaica isolate WHDGS20190420 chromosome 17, ASM1584641v1, whole genome shotgun sequence, the window AGTTTCTACAAACCTGGATCGCTCACAAATTCTGTGGGATGGAAAGTATAATTTCTTCGctgacaaaatgttcaaaatatttcaacacAGAAATAAGATCCAATCTAACCAATGACCTCCAGTTTAAAACATGGTAGTGTCTTTCTTCTATCTTCCACCTTATTCCCAGGTGTCATACAGAACATTAGTTACAAGgaaattttgatgttttaagtgCTTTGCACAAAATAGTTATAGTTCATGATTCTAGCTTTCTATGGTCCTAACAGATGCTTTCATTTTCTAGCCCAGAATAAATCTTTAACCTGGTTGATGTGTTGCTACACCAACCAAAACACATAATAGCTCCATAAtagatttgatgttttattttctgctgGAGCTCGACACATACATTTACCATAACTTGctataaataaaatcatcagCTAAAATTATTACCATCAAGaggttaaacacaaacaacaatatACTGAAACAACACATGAAACTGCTGTTGAACACCATCGTTATAAACATTTAGATACCTCTACAAGTAAACAGACTTTTGACTTGGACAAAAAGTCAAAGTCTTTCCAACACGTGTTTCTCTGTTTCCACAACAGAGACAGCTTTATAAATGCGATCTGAAATATAATCCGGTGcaattttaagatatttatacCCGTGATCCAATGGCCTAGACCATACAAATGAATCTATATATCATCTTTATTTGTGTCTTGTATCTGAACAGGCCATCGGTTATTTCCTAAAGCCCTTTTTAAATCCTTCCAATAAACATTTCATCCTTGCGCATGTTTGCTCCTTCATTTCCCAGTATGCTCACATTAAAGCATATTTCATGAAAAGCTGTTTAAATACGAGTTATGACACCTACTTGATGTTATTTTTCAACAATTGGTCAAATTGCTGCAGTGATGTTGCGTCCGTAAGGTTCGCCATTCTGCCAGACATTACTATCCGATAGCCGATCGCTCCATCGCCACACTCGTGCTGCTGCAAGACACTACTAAACGATCACTGACATCTAACACATTTCCGTtttctatattaaataaaatgttaaatatgaacaaaaatcCTAGGTTGAATATATTGgctgtttacatgttttgttttgagaatATTGCGTTCATCTCAATGATCAATTGGAAGTGTTGTATCTAGCggaattatattattaaaaatgtagtttatatacaaaaaataataaatatcacGCCTGGCACACTTTTATATACTCATTATTTAGGACAACTGTACaaaaacgtttgtttatttatattatttattaatgccATAAAGTGAATACAAAGAGAAACATTCACAATATATCAAacaaatagaaatgtttaaCCAAATAAGTCTGATTACTTatacaaaaaagagaaagagaaaaataaaataaataataaataaataaaaggataGGGTTAATCAACCATAGCATATTTCCTTGTAATATTAAAAGCTCGGATTGCTTTTCTAGTTGtacaattttgtaaaatattataataaacattaagtTCGTTTTGGAAATGAGAGAATGTTCTTTTGGAGTcagaacatttcattttatgaatgtgATATTTTCACAGTAAATTTAACATTTGTATAAGATATATTCCGTCTTTAACTGTGCAAAAACGTTAAACCTCCCTTGCACGCTCATTCGCGCCCAAACCCGTCTAGTCCAATCATAAGACTTGATTCCATGTATTCCCGCCCCAGTTAGATTCTGCTTTGTGTTGATTGGACAGAATTACTGTCTGTTACGTATCTTGAATAGTACAGGAAATATAATGCGGAATTAAAGCAGGGCTCGAAAGAATCGTAGAGTGTGCTGGGACTGATGATCAATGCTGGCTTTGTTTTGAAAACGGGCATGTTTACAATTGACGAACGCTTGTATTTCAACCTATTGTAGAACTTTAGCCAAAACCCTCGATGGTCGGTGGATAAAACTGCCCCATACCGGGTAACTTAAATGCAATGTGACTTTGCATTTTGATGTATACCGGAGTTTGGGTGAATGTAGTGAATCATCAAGCGTTTTGAATTAAAGCTAATCTTTACGTACACATTGCGAGTCAAAATCCATGGATTATATAAATCCTATCCAGAACAAGAGAAGGCGCAGTGGAGAGATGGAACAATGGCTCAAACAGTCGGTAAACGTGCTTTATTGTATTCACTATTGAtcagaatcatgcttttgacaTGTCAGATGTCACATATGCATTAATCAGTGGTCAAAACTATTTTTGTCTCTCTGTGACAAATGCATGTATTTCTGCCCTTTATCATAGAGATATAAGTAGAAACACCCAGCTGACCATCACTGAAAATAGTTTGCTGATTCTATAAATCATACCAGCTCAGTGTTTTCAATGTGTATATTAATAACTCGATGACAAATGAATTTGGTGCTGCTGGCAGTATCACGTTTCATAATTAAGCAACAACGAATTTtcttcttgtttatttttctgaacTTCACAGAAAAGGCTGTGCAGTGGACTTGGAGGCTGTGGTCAGGTTGAATATAGTGGGGTGATGGAAACTCCAATGGACACGTGGAATCCCCCAAACCAAGGCCCTCAAAATGGACATGGTGCCAACGGCCACATCCCTGGCATGGTATatgatctctctctttctctttctttctctctctttctctctctctctctctctctctctctctctctctctctctctttctttctctttctgtctctctctctctctctctctctctctctctctctctctctctgtctctctctatatcCATGCATATCTGATGTGGAATACTGGGGTTAAAGGTCACAATCTATTTGGTGTTCAGTTTTATTGCACTGCATCTGATGACTGTTGTTCTCATAGTTTTAGcctataaaaagtaataaatgatTAACCGCTACTGCAGTCTCAGCATTGTGAGAATGACAGTACAGTTATGTGTGTGCGTACTGTGTACTaaaggtttgtttatttgtgacagttttataaaatgttgattGACAGC includes:
- the si:ch211-221j21.3 gene encoding uncharacterized protein si:ch211-221j21.3 isoform X1 — encoded protein: MDYINPIQNKRRRSGEMEQWLKQSKRLCSGLGGCGQVEYSGVMETPMDTWNPPNQGPQNGHGANGHIPGMQVLGATGRGAGQFCPRCMAGEPGHINHMMRY
- the si:ch211-221j21.3 gene encoding uncharacterized protein si:ch211-221j21.3 isoform X2, giving the protein MDYINPIQNKRRRSGEMEQWLKQSKRLCSGLGGCGQVEYSGVMETPMDTWNPPNQGPQNGHGANGHIPGMVLGATGRGAGQFCPRCMAGEPGHINHMMRY